In Canis lupus dingo isolate Sandy chromosome 27, ASM325472v2, whole genome shotgun sequence, one genomic interval encodes:
- the LOC112667129 gene encoding olfactory receptor 6C3-like — protein sequence MSYDRYVAICKPLHYTTIMSSKICMQLVFCCWLAGSFVIFPPLLLGLNFDFSAFNIVDHFYCATTSLLQISCSDTQLLVTMGSISALVTLIVTLVMVIISYTYIALRILKILSVNQRKKAFSTCSSHMIMISLSYGSCIFMYVKPLVKQRTSFSKGIAVLNTSVAPLLNPFIYILWNQQVKTAFMNMVHKIVSFPNK from the coding sequence ATGTCCTATGACCGCTATGTTGCCATTTGTAAGCCCCTGCATTACACAACCATCATGAGCAGTAAGATCTGCATGCAACTTGTCTTCTGTTGTTGGCTTGCTGGGTCTTTTGTCATCTTTCCACCTCTCCTCTTAGGCTTAAATTTTGACTTCTCTGCTTTCAATATTGTTGATCATTTCTACTGTGCCACAACCTCCCTGCTGCAGATCTCCTGCTCAGACACACAGCTCTTAGTGACAATGGGATCCATCTCTGCTTTGGTGACACTCATAGTCACATTGGTAATGGTGATAATATCATATACCTATATTGCATTAAGAATTCTAAAAATCCTTTCAGTCAATCAGAGGAAAAAGGCTTTTTCAACATGTTCTTCTCACATGATTATGATATCCCTTTCTTACGGCAGCTGCATCTTCATGTATGTTAAGCCATTAGTCAAACAAAGAACATCTTTTTCCAAGGGAATTGCAGTGCTCAACACCTCCGTGGCTCCACTTTTGAATCCTTTCATCTACATTTTGTGGAACCAGCAAGTAAAAACGGCCTTCATGAACATGGTACACAAAATTGTTTCTTTCCCAAACAAATGA
- the LOC112667283 gene encoding olfactory receptor 6C74, with product MRNHTTVTTFILLGLTDNPQLQVVIFLLLFFTYMLSVTMNLTIIILTLLDSHLKTPMYFFLRSFSFLEVSFTTVCIPKFLVSMATGDRTISYNSCATQLFFTIVLGAIEFFLLAAMSYDRYVAICKPLHYTTIMNDRVCNLLVFASWLAGFIVVVPPLLVGLQLDFCAANTIDHFFCDFSPILQLSCTDTDVIELMALLSAILTLLVTLVLVILSYANIIRTILKIPSSQQRKKAFSTCSSHMVVVSISYGSCIFMYVKPSAKDRVSLNKGIALLSTSVAPMLNPFIYTLRNKQVKDAFMHMTKKMEIFSVK from the coding sequence ATGAGAAACCACACCACAGTAACAACTTTTATTCTTCTTGGACTGACTGATAATCCACAATTGCAAGTGGTCATTTTCCTTCTCCTGTTTTTCACATACATGTTGAGTGTCACTATGAATCTAACCATAATCATCCTCACCCTACTGGATTCTCATCTAAAAACACCCATGTATTTCTTCCTCCGAAGTTTCTCATTTTTAGAGGTCTCATTCACAACTGTCTGCATCCCCAAATTTCTTGTCAGCATGGCAACGGGTGATAGGACCATTTCTTACAACAGTTGTGCGACACAGCTGTTTTTTACTATTGTCTTGGGTGCAATTGAATTTTTTCTTCTGGCTGCCATGTCTTATGACCGCTATGTTGCCATTTGCAAACCCCTGCATTACACCACCATCATGAATGACAGAGTCTGCAACTTGTTGGTCTTTGCTTCATGGTTAGCTGGTTTTATAGTAGTCGTTCCACCACTCCTTGTGGGTCTCCAGCTAGATTTCTGTGCCGCCAACACTATAGatcatttcttctgtgatttttctcctatattaCAGCTCTCTTGCACAGATACAGATGTAATAGAATTAATGGCGCTTCTCTCAGCCATTTTGACCCTCCTGGTTACACTGGTATTAGTGATCCTCTCCTATGCAAACATCATCAGGACTATTCTGAAGATACCTTCTTCtcaacaaaggaagaaagccTTTTCTACATGTTCTTCTCACATGGTGGTTGTATCCATTTCATATGGCAGCTGCATCTTCATGTATGTGAAACCCTCTGCAAAGGATAGAGTATCTTTAAATAAAGGGATAGCCCTGCTCAGTACCTCTGTTGCCCCCATGTTGAATCCCTTCATTTATACACTGAGAAACAAACAAGTGAAAGATGCTTTTATGCACATGACCAAAAAGATGGAGATTTTCTCAGTGAAGTGA